The following are from one region of the Vitis riparia cultivar Riparia Gloire de Montpellier isolate 1030 chromosome 9, EGFV_Vit.rip_1.0, whole genome shotgun sequence genome:
- the LOC117921444 gene encoding ubiquitin-conjugating enzyme E2 34-like: protein MAEKSCVKRLQKEYRALCKEPVSHVVARPSPNDILEWHYVLEGSEGTPFAGGYYYGKIKFPPEYPYKPPGISMTTPNGRFMTQKKICLSMSDFHPESWNPMWSVSSILTGLLSFMMDNSPTTGSVTTTTKEKQRLAKASLSFNCKNATFRKMFPEYVEKYNQQLSEQSLSEQGSPAPSQEDSRRLLDKVGNSMREDLKRVETPKDTRKNRRQSFPTWMLVLLVSIFGIVMALPLLQL, encoded by the exons ATGGCAGAAAAATCATGTGTCAAGCGCCTTCAGAAAGAATATAGAGCACTCTGTAAA GAACCAGTTTCCCATGTGGTTGCCCGCCCTTCCCCAAATGATATTCTTGAGTGGC ATTATGTGCTGGAGGGAAGTGAGGGAACACCATTTGCag GTGGATATTACTATGGAAAGATCAAATTTCCTCCAGAGTATCCATATAAACCTCCAGGAATCAG CATGACCACTCCCAATGGACGGTTTATGACACAAAAGAAAATCTGCTTATCCATGAGTGATT TTCATCCAGAAAGCTGGAACCCAATGTGGTCTGTATCAAG CATACTTACAGGGCTTCTGTCATTTATG ATGGACAACAGTCCTACAACAGGCAGTGTTACAACTACTACTAAAGAGAAGCAACGTCTCGCTAAGGCTTCTCTTTCTTTCAATTGTAAAAA CGCAACATTTAGGAAAATGTTTCCTGAGTATGTGGAGAAGTATAACCAGCAGCTTTCTGAGCAAAGTCTTTCAGAACAAGGGTCACCTGCGCCTTCTCAAGAAGATTCCAGACGCTTGTTGGATAAAGTTGGAAATTCTATGCGGGAGGACCTGAAAAGAGTAGAAACGCCAAAGGACACAAGAAAAAACAGGAGGCAGTCATTTCCAACCTGGATGCTGGTCCTGCTGGTTTCCATCTTTGGCATCGTAATGGCTCTCCCTCTTCTTCAACTTTGA
- the LOC117922256 gene encoding pumilio homolog 23 isoform X1, producing the protein MVSFGSKALPSRRHKTHNLTEDNLMAGEDNSYGRRKKDTRRKAAKGHREFEGDHRQKGLSGWGPDGTVKPEKPFKHKNTSEPKTYHLRKQVDPEMAKYFSEIANVIEGKEVDLEERSVICGNALEEARGKELELATDYIISHTLQALLEGCDVDHLCRFLQSCAKDFPYIAMDRSGSHVAETALKSLSLHLQDKESYTLVEETLATICKVIVVNPVDVMCNCYGSHVIRSLLCLCKGVPLDSPEFHATKSSTVLAERLNFRPPQLDGNGVLHQQGLPELLKFFVLEMFKCAQKDIAILQVEQYSSLVLQTVLKLLAGHDEELWHIIPLLLGCKKKNSKEGNFIEIDEVRNIVDLMKETAFSHLMEVILEVAPETLYDEIFTKVFRNSLFEVSSHHCGNFAVQALVSHARCQGQVESIWEELGPKFKDLLEMGRSGVIASLLAASQRLDTHAQKCCQALAAAVCPANEPPKCIVPRILFLESYLCCEDKSKWTWPRGVKMHVLGSLILQTVFKCLSGFIQPYISSITSMETDHVLEAAKDAGGARVIEAFLSSNASKKHKQRLVVKLRGHFGELAMHPSGSFTVEKCFTACNVSLRETIMHELLAVRTELSKTKHGPHLLRRLDVDRFAAWPDQWRLKQSSKESAYKDFYATFGSKETQSSKTDSFVDPSYHSSHPNSVKAMRKEIDQCLASVTKLNVSGHKRHPEGAEQGSEKFSKQALDEDVLKIKNKESKKKKNYGSIEHATAAARDKEPSQSVDKMEKKRSRKDGLSKPFTKKLKV; encoded by the exons ATGGTTTCTTTTGGTTCAAAAGCTTTACCGTCGAGGAGACACAAAACCCATAATTTAACTGAGGATAACTTGATGGCTGGGGAGGACAATTCCTATGGCAGAAGGAAGAAAGACACAAGAAGGAAAGCTGCAAAGGGGCATCGTGAGTTTGAGGGGGATCATCGTCAAAAGGGTTTATCTGGGTGGGGGCCTGATGGAACTGTGAAACCTGAAAAGCCCTTCAAGCACAAAAATACCTCAGAACCAAAAACTTATCATCTCAG GAAACAGGTGGATCCAGAAATGGCAAAATACTTCTCAGAAATTGCAAATGTAATTGAGGGTAAGGAGGTTGATTTGGAGGAACGATCAGTTATTTGTGGTAATGCTCTGGAAGAAGCTAGAGGGAAAGAATTAGAGCTGGCAACTGATTATATCATAAGTCACACTTTGCAAGCCCTCCTTGAGGGCTGTGATGTAGACCACCTTTGTCGTTTCCTTCAAAGCTGTGCAAAGGATTTCCCTTATATTGCCATGGATCGGTCCGGTTCTCATGTAGCCGAGACAGCTCTCAAGTCTTTATCTTTGCATCTTCAGGATAAAGAGTCCTACACTCTTGTCGAAGAGACTCTAGCTACGATATGCAAG GTGATTGTAGTCAATCCTGTTGATGTGATGTGTAACTGCTATGGATCTCATGTTATTCGGAGTCTTCTTTGCCTTTGTAAAGGAGTACCATTAGATTCTCCTGAGTTCCATGCCACAAAGTCATCTACAGTTCTAGCAGAGCGGTTGAATTTCAGGCCACCTCAATTGGATGGAAATGGCGTACTGCATCAACAGGGATTACCAGAATtgcttaaattttttgtattagagATGTTTAAGTGTGCCCAAAAAGATATTGCAATCCTGCAAGTTGAACAGTACAGCAGTTTGGTTCTCCAG ACAGTTTTGAAGTTACTAGCAGGACATGATGAAGAATTGTGGCATATTATTCCTCTTCTTCTTGgctgcaaaaagaaaaatagtaaggAAGGAAACTTCATAGAAATAGATGAAGTGCGAAACATTGTTGATTTGATGAAAGAAACTGCATTTAGCCATCTAATGGAG GTTATTTTGGAAGTGGCTCCTGAAACCTTGTACGATGAGATATTCACAAAAGTTTTCAGGAATTCATTGTTTGAGGTTTCATCTCATCATTGTGGAAATTTTGCTGTTCAGGCGTTAGTTTCTCATGCAAGATGTCAAGGTCAA GTGGAGTCCATATGGGAAGAACTTGGTCCAAAGTTTAAGGATCTTCTAGAAATGGGAAGGTCAGGGGTTATAGCTTCTCTGCTTGCAGCAAGTCAAAGGCTTGATACCCATGCACAAAAG TGTTGTCAGGCCCTTGCTGCTGCAGTATGTCCAGCAAATGAGCCTCCAAAATGTATTGTTCCTCGGATATTATTTCTTGAAAGCTACTTATGCTGTGAAGACAAATCCAAATGGACCTGGCCACGAGGTGTTAAGATGCATGTCTTAGGTTCTCTGATTTTGCAGACAGTTTTTAAATGTCTGAGT GGATTTATTCAGCCTTATATATCAAGTATCACATCCATGGAAACTGACCATGTTCTTGAAGCAGCAAAAGATGCAGGGGGAGCACGTGTTATTGAAGCTTTTCTAAGTTCAAATGCTTCTAAGAAACACAAACAGAGATTAGTTGTGAA GCTACGAGGACATTTTGGAGAGCTTGCAATGCACCCATCAGGTTCATTTACAGTTGAAAAATGCTTCACTGCCTGTAATGTGTCACTGAGAGAAACCATTATGCATGAGTTGTTAGCTGTTCGAACCGAGCTCTCCAAGACTAAGCATGGCCCTCACCTCTTAAGGAGACTAGATGTTGACAG ATTTGCTGCCTGGCCTGATCAGTGGAGGCTGAAACAATCATCAAAAGAATCTGCTTATAAAGACTTTTATGCTACATTTGGCTCTAAAGAAACTCAGTCATCCAAAACTGACAGCTTTGTTGATCCTTCCTACCACTCATCACACCCAAATTCAGTAAAAGCAATGAGGAAAGAGATCGACCAGTGCTTGGCTTCAGTGACTAAATTGAATGTTTCTGGGCATAAGCGCCATCCAGAAGGAGCTGAACAGGGCAGtgaaaaattttccaaacaGGCTTTGGATGAAGAtgtcttgaaaataaaaaacaaagaatcgaaaaagaaaaagaattatggTTCAATTGAGCATGCCACTGCAGCAGCAAGGGATAAGGAGCCATCCCAATCTGTTGACAAGATGGAGAAGAAACGTAGCCGGAAGGATGGCCTGTCAAAACCTTTTACAAAGAAGTTGAAGGTCTGA
- the LOC117922256 gene encoding pumilio homolog 23 isoform X2, translating to MAGEDNSYGRRKKDTRRKAAKGHREFEGDHRQKGLSGWGPDGTVKPEKPFKHKNTSEPKTYHLRKQVDPEMAKYFSEIANVIEGKEVDLEERSVICGNALEEARGKELELATDYIISHTLQALLEGCDVDHLCRFLQSCAKDFPYIAMDRSGSHVAETALKSLSLHLQDKESYTLVEETLATICKVIVVNPVDVMCNCYGSHVIRSLLCLCKGVPLDSPEFHATKSSTVLAERLNFRPPQLDGNGVLHQQGLPELLKFFVLEMFKCAQKDIAILQVEQYSSLVLQTVLKLLAGHDEELWHIIPLLLGCKKKNSKEGNFIEIDEVRNIVDLMKETAFSHLMEVILEVAPETLYDEIFTKVFRNSLFEVSSHHCGNFAVQALVSHARCQGQVESIWEELGPKFKDLLEMGRSGVIASLLAASQRLDTHAQKCCQALAAAVCPANEPPKCIVPRILFLESYLCCEDKSKWTWPRGVKMHVLGSLILQTVFKCLSGFIQPYISSITSMETDHVLEAAKDAGGARVIEAFLSSNASKKHKQRLVVKLRGHFGELAMHPSGSFTVEKCFTACNVSLRETIMHELLAVRTELSKTKHGPHLLRRLDVDRFAAWPDQWRLKQSSKESAYKDFYATFGSKETQSSKTDSFVDPSYHSSHPNSVKAMRKEIDQCLASVTKLNVSGHKRHPEGAEQGSEKFSKQALDEDVLKIKNKESKKKKNYGSIEHATAAARDKEPSQSVDKMEKKRSRKDGLSKPFTKKLKV from the exons ATGGCTGGGGAGGACAATTCCTATGGCAGAAGGAAGAAAGACACAAGAAGGAAAGCTGCAAAGGGGCATCGTGAGTTTGAGGGGGATCATCGTCAAAAGGGTTTATCTGGGTGGGGGCCTGATGGAACTGTGAAACCTGAAAAGCCCTTCAAGCACAAAAATACCTCAGAACCAAAAACTTATCATCTCAG GAAACAGGTGGATCCAGAAATGGCAAAATACTTCTCAGAAATTGCAAATGTAATTGAGGGTAAGGAGGTTGATTTGGAGGAACGATCAGTTATTTGTGGTAATGCTCTGGAAGAAGCTAGAGGGAAAGAATTAGAGCTGGCAACTGATTATATCATAAGTCACACTTTGCAAGCCCTCCTTGAGGGCTGTGATGTAGACCACCTTTGTCGTTTCCTTCAAAGCTGTGCAAAGGATTTCCCTTATATTGCCATGGATCGGTCCGGTTCTCATGTAGCCGAGACAGCTCTCAAGTCTTTATCTTTGCATCTTCAGGATAAAGAGTCCTACACTCTTGTCGAAGAGACTCTAGCTACGATATGCAAG GTGATTGTAGTCAATCCTGTTGATGTGATGTGTAACTGCTATGGATCTCATGTTATTCGGAGTCTTCTTTGCCTTTGTAAAGGAGTACCATTAGATTCTCCTGAGTTCCATGCCACAAAGTCATCTACAGTTCTAGCAGAGCGGTTGAATTTCAGGCCACCTCAATTGGATGGAAATGGCGTACTGCATCAACAGGGATTACCAGAATtgcttaaattttttgtattagagATGTTTAAGTGTGCCCAAAAAGATATTGCAATCCTGCAAGTTGAACAGTACAGCAGTTTGGTTCTCCAG ACAGTTTTGAAGTTACTAGCAGGACATGATGAAGAATTGTGGCATATTATTCCTCTTCTTCTTGgctgcaaaaagaaaaatagtaaggAAGGAAACTTCATAGAAATAGATGAAGTGCGAAACATTGTTGATTTGATGAAAGAAACTGCATTTAGCCATCTAATGGAG GTTATTTTGGAAGTGGCTCCTGAAACCTTGTACGATGAGATATTCACAAAAGTTTTCAGGAATTCATTGTTTGAGGTTTCATCTCATCATTGTGGAAATTTTGCTGTTCAGGCGTTAGTTTCTCATGCAAGATGTCAAGGTCAA GTGGAGTCCATATGGGAAGAACTTGGTCCAAAGTTTAAGGATCTTCTAGAAATGGGAAGGTCAGGGGTTATAGCTTCTCTGCTTGCAGCAAGTCAAAGGCTTGATACCCATGCACAAAAG TGTTGTCAGGCCCTTGCTGCTGCAGTATGTCCAGCAAATGAGCCTCCAAAATGTATTGTTCCTCGGATATTATTTCTTGAAAGCTACTTATGCTGTGAAGACAAATCCAAATGGACCTGGCCACGAGGTGTTAAGATGCATGTCTTAGGTTCTCTGATTTTGCAGACAGTTTTTAAATGTCTGAGT GGATTTATTCAGCCTTATATATCAAGTATCACATCCATGGAAACTGACCATGTTCTTGAAGCAGCAAAAGATGCAGGGGGAGCACGTGTTATTGAAGCTTTTCTAAGTTCAAATGCTTCTAAGAAACACAAACAGAGATTAGTTGTGAA GCTACGAGGACATTTTGGAGAGCTTGCAATGCACCCATCAGGTTCATTTACAGTTGAAAAATGCTTCACTGCCTGTAATGTGTCACTGAGAGAAACCATTATGCATGAGTTGTTAGCTGTTCGAACCGAGCTCTCCAAGACTAAGCATGGCCCTCACCTCTTAAGGAGACTAGATGTTGACAG ATTTGCTGCCTGGCCTGATCAGTGGAGGCTGAAACAATCATCAAAAGAATCTGCTTATAAAGACTTTTATGCTACATTTGGCTCTAAAGAAACTCAGTCATCCAAAACTGACAGCTTTGTTGATCCTTCCTACCACTCATCACACCCAAATTCAGTAAAAGCAATGAGGAAAGAGATCGACCAGTGCTTGGCTTCAGTGACTAAATTGAATGTTTCTGGGCATAAGCGCCATCCAGAAGGAGCTGAACAGGGCAGtgaaaaattttccaaacaGGCTTTGGATGAAGAtgtcttgaaaataaaaaacaaagaatcgaaaaagaaaaagaattatggTTCAATTGAGCATGCCACTGCAGCAGCAAGGGATAAGGAGCCATCCCAATCTGTTGACAAGATGGAGAAGAAACGTAGCCGGAAGGATGGCCTGTCAAAACCTTTTACAAAGAAGTTGAAGGTCTGA
- the LOC117922363 gene encoding uncharacterized protein LOC117922363 produces the protein MKHRCPDSSVLFIPPFSPSIVYTIRHKIPQMPSVKQFFTGMSDSGKHTSISKRNKKLFLLVFSSVLLIAAVVGIVAGVHSRKSSTNDVGLTAGHAVLKSACSSTRYPDLCYSAIATVPGASKKVTSQKDVIAVSLNITVTAVEHNYFTIEKLLDFKNLTKREKAALHDCLETIDETLDELHVAMDDLDEYPDKKSLTQHADDLKTLMSAAMTNQETCLDGFSHDDADKHVREVLLKGQRHVEHMCSNALAMIKNMTDTDIAREREAMNRKLMEERDESGWPKWLSAGDRRLLQSSSVTPDVVVAADGSGDYKTVAAAVAAAPEKSSKRYIIGIKAGVYKENVEVGKKKTNIMFLGDGRSNTIITGSKNVVDGSTTFNSATVAVVGEKFLARDITFQNTAGPSKHQAVALRVGSDLSAFYKCDMLAYQDTLYVHSNRQFYINCLVAGTVDFIFGNAAAVFQDCDIHARRPNSGQKNMLTAQGRTDPNQNTGIVIQKCRIGATSDLQAVISSFKTYLGRPWKEYSRTVVMQTSITNVIDPAGWHEWSGSFALSTLYYGEYQNTGAGAGTSKRVTWKGFKVITSASEAQGFTPGTFIAGSSWLGSTGFPYSLGLALGFVFLDALGVRIQSGSLILLNETLGTSEGHLDIWNIRAYHHFVGRGLGMYMDSIKSFKGYGKVDELEERAFKRKTRKRLIILIISSVVLVAVIIGAVAGTLIHKSKSESNSVPASPVSPAASIKAVCSVTQYPDSCVSSISSLDTSNTTDPEELFRLSLRVAIAELSKLSSLPRQLSAKSNDAQLKKALGVCETVFEDAIDRLNDSISSMEVREGEKLLSASKIDDIKTWLSATITDQETCLDALEELNSTLLNEVKTAMQNSTVFASNSLAIVAKLGGILHDLDIQVHRKLLSFSNSDQFPDWVGAGERRLLEETKPTPDVTVAKDGTGDYVTIKEAVAMVPKKSEKRFVIYVKEGNYSENIILDKSKWNVMIYGDGKDKSIVSGNLNFIDGTPTFATATFAAVGKGFIAKYMRFENTAGAAKHQAVAFRSGSDMSVFYQCSFDAFQDTLYAHSNRQFYRECDITGTIDFIFGNAAVVFQACNIQPRQPMSNQFNTITAQGKKDPNQNTGISIQKCSISALNTLTAPTYLGRPWKAYSTTIVMQSNIGSFLNPKGWTEWVTGVDPPSTIFYAEFQNTGPGATLDQRVKWAGFMTNITEDEAAKFTVGTFIQGVSWLSESSVTFDASL, from the exons ATGAAGCATCGTTGTCCTGACTCCTCCGTATTATTTATACCACCCTTCTCCCCCTCCATTGTCTACACCATTCGCCACAAAATCCCACAGATGCCCAGTGTAAAGCAATTCTTCACGGGAATGTCAGATTCCGGCAAGCACACTTCCATCtccaagagaaacaaaaagctCTTCTTGCTTGTCTTTTCTTCTGTGCTGCTCATTGCAGCTGTAGTTGGCATTGTCGCCGGCGTCCACTCTCGGAAGAGCTCCACCAACGATGTGGGATTGACTGCTGGACATGCGGTTCTCAAGTCTGCATGCAGCAGCACTCGGTACCCGGATTTATGCTACTCCGCCATTGCAACCGTTCCCGGAGCCAGCAAGAAGGTGACCAGCCAGAAGGACGTGATCGCAGTGTCTCTGAACATCACCGTTACCGCCGTTGAGCACAACTACTTCACCATTGAGAAGCTCCTGGATTTCAAGAATCTCACCAAGCGTGAGAAGGCCGCTCTCCATGATTGCCTGGAGACCATCGACGAGACGCTGGATGAGCTGCACGTGGCCATGGACGACCTGGACGAATACCCCGACAAGAAATCGCTAACCCAGCATGCGGATGACCTCAAGACCCTGATGAGCGCGGCAATGACCAACCAAGAGACGTGCCTCGACGGGTTTTCGCATGACGACGCTGATAAGCACGTCCGCGAGGTGCTGCTCAAGGGTCAGAGGCACGTGGAGCATATGTGCAGTAACGCACTGGCCATGATCAAGAACATGACCGATACTGACATCGCCAGAGAACGTGAAGCCATGAACCGGAAGCTCATGGAGGAGAGGGACGAGAGCGGGTGGCCCAAGTGGCTGTCCGCAGGGGACAGGAGGCTGTTGCAGTCGTCTTCAGTGACGCCTGATGTAGTGGTGGCGGCGGACGGGAGTGGGGATTACAAGACGGTGGCGGCAGCGGTGGCGGCCGCCCCTGAGAAGAGCAGTAAGAGATACATTATCGGAATCAAGGCGGGGGTTTACAAGGAAAACGTAGAAGTGGGCAAGAAGAAGACCAATATTATGTTCTTGGGAGATGGCCGAAGCAACACTATCATCACTGGAAGCAAAAATGTTGTAGATGGCAGCACAACCTTCAACTCTGCAACTGTTG CTGTGGTTGGCGAAAAATTTCTAGCCCGGGACATAACCTTCCAAAACACAGCAGGGCCCTCAAAGCATCAAGCCGTTGCTCTTCGAGTTGGGTCAGACTTATCAGCATTCTACAAATGCGATATGCTGGCATACCAAGACACCCTTTATGTTCACTCCAATCGCCAATTTTACATAAATTGCCTTGTAGCAGGCACTGTTGATTTCATCTTTGGCAATGCTGCAGCTGTGTTTCAAGACTGTGATATCCATGCTCGCCGCCCCAATTCAGGCCAAAAGAACATGCTTACTGCTCAAGGCAGGACTGACCCTAACCAGAACACTGGAATTGTGATTCAGAAGTGCAGGATTGGTGCCACTTCTGACCTCCAAGCTGTTATTAGCAGCTTCAAAACATACCTTGGGAGACCATGGAAGGAATACTCGAGGACTGTTGTTATGCAAACATCAATAACCAATGTGATCGACCCTGCTGGATGGCATGAATGGAGTGGGAGTTTTGCACTGAGCACATTGTATTATGGAGAGTACCAAAACACCGGGGCTGGGGCTGGAACCTCAAAGAGAGTAACATGGAAGGGCTTCAAGGTGATTACTAGTGCTAGTGAGGCTCAAGGTTTCACTCCTGGGACGTTCATTGCAGGCAGTAGTTGGTTGGGCTCCACAGGCTTTCCCTATTCTCTTGGTCT GGCTCTTGGTTTTGTGTTTTTGGATGCGCTGGGCGTAAGAATTCAATCAGGATCTCTCATCTTGCTCAATGAGACTTTG GGAACATCAGAAGGGCATCTGGACATATGGAACATTCGTGCGTACCACCACTTTGTTGGACGCGGTTTAGGTATG TACATGGATTCGATCAAATCCTTCAAGGGTTATGGCAAGGTGGACGAGCTGGAAGAGCGAGCATTTAAGCGCAAGACCCGCAAGCGCCTCATCATTCTCATTATCTCCTCAGTCGTGTTAGTGGCGGTCATCATCGGCGCGGTCGCAGGAACCTTGATCCACAAGAGCAAGTCTGAGTCCAACTCTGTCCCGGCCAGTCCCGTATCGCCGGCCGCCTCCATCAAGGCTGTGTGCAGCGTCACTCAGTACCCAGATTCATGCGTCTCCAGCATCTCTTCCCTCGACACCTCCAACACCACCGACCCAGAGGAGCTCTTCAGACTCTCTCTCCGGGTCGCCATTGCTGAGCTCTCCAAGCTATCTTCCTTACCCAGGCAGCTCAGCGCCAAATCCAACGATGCCCAACTCAAGAAGGCGTTGGGAGTTTGCGAGACCGTGTTCGAAGACGCGATCGACCGGCTCAATGACTCCATCTCGTCGATGGAGGTGCGGGAGGGGGAGAAGCTGTTATCCGCCTCCAAGATCGACGACATCAAGACGTGGCTCAGCGCCACCATTACCGACCAAGAAACATGCTTGGACGCTCTTGAGGAGCTCAACTCCACTCTCCTGAATGAGGTCAAAACCGCGATGCAGAACTCCACGGTCTTCGCTAGTAACAGCTTGGCCATTGTGGCTAAACTAGGCGGCATCCTCCACGACTTAGACATCCAGGTTCACCGCAAACTACTGAGCTTCTCCAATTCCGATCAGTTTCCCGATTGGGTGGGGGCTGGCGAGCGGAGACTGCTCGAGGAAACAAAGCCAACCCCAGATGTGACGGTGGCGAAGGACGGCACTGGAGACTACGTGACCATAAAAGAAGCAGTGGCAATGGTGCCGAAGAAGAGTGAAAAGCGATTCGTGATATACGTAAAGGAAGGCAACTACTCGGAGAACATCATTTTAGACAAGAGCAAATGGAACGTCATGATATACGGCGACGGCAAGGATAAGAGCATCGTCTCCGGCAACTTGAACTTCATTGATGGGACCCCCACCTTCGCCACAGCCACTTTCG CCGCTGTGGGGAAGGGGTTTATAGCAAAGTACATGAGGTTCGAGAACACGGCAGGTGCGGCGAAGCACCAGGCGGTGGCCTTCCGCTCAGGGTCTGACATGTCCGTCTTCTACCAGTGCTCATTCGACGCCTTCCAGGACACCCTATACGCCCACTCCAACCGTCAGTTCTACCGGGAGTGCGACATCACAGGCACCATCGACTTCATCTTCGGCAACGCGGCTGTCGTCTTTCAGGCCTGCAATATCCAGCCCAGGCAGCCAATGTCCAACCAATTCAACACCATTACTGCTCAGGGCAAGAAGGACCCCAATCAGAACACTGGCATTTCCATCCAAAAATGCTCCATCTCCGCTCTCAATACTCTGACAGCACCCACGTACCTGGGCAGGCCATGGAAGGCCTACTCCACCACCATCGTGATGCAGTCAAACATCGGCTCATTCTTGAACCCAAAAGGCTGGACGGAATGGGTCACCGGCGTCGACCCTCCCAGCACCATCTTCTATGCTGAGTTTCAAAACACTGGCCCAGGAGCTACCCTTGATCAAAGAGTCAAATGGGCTGGATTCATGACCAACATCACAGAGGATGAGGCAGCCAAGTTCACAGTCGGAACATTCATCCAAGGCGTCAGTTGGTTGTCAGAGAGCAGCGTGACCTTCGATGCATCCTTGTGA